In a single window of the Thermodesulfovibrionales bacterium genome:
- the trpS gene encoding tryptophan--tRNA ligase: MERVLSGMQASGKLHLGNLVGALQNWVRLQEQYDCYYFVADWHALTTGYENPQVIRESTQDLLVNFLAVGLNPDKCTLFIQSEIPEHAELHLLLSMITPLGWLERVPTYKEKIQELRDRDLSTYGFLGYPLLQTADIIIYRAKYVPVGIDQVPHLEISREIARRFNHLYGEVFPEPEALLTEFPKVPGIDGRKMSKSYDNAIYLSDPPEIVEQKLRTMMTDPARKRRTDVGDPELSPVYHLHKIFSSKEEQEFVAHGCRTAEIGCIDCKKILIKNVFRVLEPIWKRRNELLNNPGMVSDVVRSGTERAKTVARETMRLVRDSMGLAGF, encoded by the coding sequence GTGGAAAGAGTTCTCAGCGGCATGCAGGCGAGCGGAAAGCTCCATCTCGGAAATCTTGTGGGAGCTCTCCAGAACTGGGTGAGATTGCAGGAGCAGTACGATTGCTATTATTTTGTCGCCGACTGGCATGCCCTCACGACCGGTTACGAAAACCCGCAGGTGATCAGAGAATCGACTCAGGACCTTCTCGTTAATTTTCTCGCTGTCGGGCTCAATCCCGACAAATGCACCTTATTTATCCAGTCCGAGATTCCCGAACATGCAGAATTGCACCTCCTGCTCTCGATGATTACGCCCCTTGGCTGGCTTGAACGGGTCCCGACCTATAAGGAGAAGATTCAGGAATTAAGGGACAGAGACCTCTCCACATACGGCTTCCTCGGGTATCCGCTGCTGCAGACGGCTGACATTATCATCTACAGGGCCAAGTATGTCCCTGTCGGCATTGACCAGGTCCCCCATCTCGAGATTTCAAGAGAGATCGCGAGAAGATTCAATCACCTCTATGGAGAAGTCTTCCCCGAGCCCGAAGCACTCCTCACGGAGTTTCCGAAGGTTCCGGGCATCGACGGGAGAAAGATGTCGAAGAGTTACGACAATGCCATTTATCTCTCTGATCCCCCGGAAATCGTGGAGCAGAAGTTAAGAACGATGATGACCGACCCTGCTCGCAAGAGGAGGACGGACGTCGGAGACCCGGAGCTCTCGCCGGTGTATCACCTCCATAAGATTTTTTCTTCAAAGGAGGAACAGGAGTTTGTCGCCCATGGATGCAGGACAGCAGAAATCGGCTGCATCGACTGCAAGAAGATCCTTATAAAGAATGTCTTCAGAGTTCTGGAGCCGATATGGAAAAGGAGGAACGAACTCCTCAACAACCCGGGTATGGTATCTGATGTTGTCAGGAGCGGTACGGAAAGGGCGAAGACCGTTGCGCGGGAAACCATGAGGCTCGTTCGGGATTCGATGGGATTGGCCGGATTTTGA
- a CDS encoding endonuclease Q family protein, with product MRFIADLHIHSKYSRATSRDMSPETIWRWAQLKGISVIGSGDFTHPQWIRELKEKIEPAANGLFRLKKKFRSHDVPAACKADVFFLLSAEISCIYRKSEKTKKVHCLLFVPDFAGAEKISVALSAVGNIASDGRPILGLDAKELLKIVLEASPDALFIPAHAWTPHFSVFGAASGFDSLEECFEELTPHVHAIETGLSSDPSMNWRLSALDRITLISNSDAHSPAKLGREANIFETDLSYRAIMDAVKTRRGFSGTIEFFPEEGKYHHDGHRACGVSLTPKETVTHNYLCPVCGKKVTVGVMHRVEKLADRREGFRPKNAPPFYSLIPLTEIIAETLKVGANSKAVEKRYFSLLETLGNEFRILMDCPFADIEKAGTPEIARAVSKVREGEVNIEPGFDGEYGKIRVFERVKRREVKGQTPLF from the coding sequence ATGCGTTTCATCGCTGACCTCCATATCCATTCGAAATACTCGCGAGCGACAAGCAGGGACATGTCTCCTGAAACGATCTGGAGATGGGCACAGCTCAAGGGAATATCGGTAATCGGCAGCGGTGACTTCACCCATCCGCAGTGGATTCGCGAACTCAAGGAGAAGATTGAGCCCGCTGCGAACGGGCTCTTCCGCTTGAAGAAGAAATTCCGATCTCACGACGTCCCGGCAGCGTGCAAGGCCGATGTCTTCTTTCTCCTCTCTGCGGAGATAAGCTGTATTTATCGTAAGTCGGAGAAGACAAAAAAGGTGCATTGTCTTCTCTTCGTCCCCGATTTTGCCGGCGCTGAGAAGATAAGCGTGGCTCTCTCAGCTGTCGGCAACATAGCCTCTGATGGAAGGCCGATACTCGGGCTGGATGCGAAAGAGCTCCTGAAGATAGTTCTGGAAGCTTCTCCCGATGCCCTGTTTATTCCTGCGCATGCCTGGACCCCTCATTTTTCCGTATTCGGCGCGGCGTCAGGGTTCGACTCTCTCGAAGAATGCTTTGAGGAATTAACCCCTCATGTCCATGCGATAGAGACGGGATTGTCGTCCGATCCCTCCATGAACTGGCGTCTTTCGGCTCTCGACAGGATAACACTCATATCCAATTCAGATGCCCATTCGCCTGCCAAACTGGGCCGTGAGGCAAATATCTTCGAGACAGATCTTTCCTACAGGGCGATCATGGATGCGGTTAAGACAAGGAGAGGATTCAGCGGGACCATCGAGTTCTTCCCTGAGGAAGGGAAGTATCACCATGACGGACACAGGGCATGCGGGGTAAGCCTTACTCCAAAGGAAACCGTAACCCATAACTACCTCTGTCCCGTATGCGGGAAAAAGGTTACGGTCGGCGTCATGCATCGGGTGGAGAAACTCGCAGACCGGAGGGAGGGTTTCAGGCCGAAAAACGCGCCGCCCTTCTATTCGCTCATTCCCCTGACCGAGATCATCGCGGAGACGCTGAAAGTGGGCGCAAACAGCAAGGCGGTGGAGAAGCGATACTTCAGCCTCCTCGAAACGCTCGGGAACGAGTTCCGGATACTCATGGACTGTCCTTTCGCCGATATCGAAAAAGCCGGGACCCCCGAGATTGCCAGAGCGGTGTCGAAGGTGAGAGAAGGCGAGGTAAATATCGAACCGGGTTTTGACGGCGAGTACGGAAAGATTCGTGTATTCGAGCGGGTCAAGAGAAGAGAGGTGAAGGGGCAGACCCCGCTTTTCTGA